A portion of the Nomia melanderi isolate GNS246 chromosome 2, iyNomMela1, whole genome shotgun sequence genome contains these proteins:
- the Idgf4 gene encoding imaginal disc growth factor 4 isoform X2, protein MKVLFFAAVAAFCAQSVLSVDTHEHNKVVCFWNSTAYERQGPGKFQLEDVRPALSLCTHLIYGFAGITADKFEVVSLNPNLDTGAGYAYYRLATQLKRSFPELKIYLSIGGNADPEEETHKYLVLTETSESRSKFINSVQRLLNDYEFDGIDLAWQFPPVKVKKQRSTLGSFWHGVKKTFGYGKFKDDKEQEHRDGFTILVRDLKAQLRPRMKALTVTVLPHVNSSIYYDARLLAPNIDAVHLMTFDQKTPERNPQEGDYPAPIYESYGRVPQDNVDATTRYWLDNGTPGTKIVVGIPAFARTWKLTSDSQMSGVPPIVADGPGAEGPHTNIPGLLSYSEVCVRLTESAVGRLRRVSDPSKKYGSYSFQGYDENTGADGIWVGYEDPDTAGNKAAYAKAKGLGGVAIYDLSLDDFRGVCTGDKFPIVRGAKYKL, encoded by the exons atgaaagtattattttttgCCGCTGTTGCGGCATTCTGTGCTCAATCGGTACTCAGCGTTGATACTCATGAACATAATAAAGTTGTGTGCTTCTGGAACAGCACAGCCTACGAAAGACAAG GACCAGGGAAATTCCAGCTGGAGGATGTACGTCCGGCACTCTCCCTTTGCACTCATTTGATCTATGGATTTGCTGGGATCACTGCTGATAAGTTTGAAGTTGTCTCATTGAATCCTAATCTCGACACTGGTGCTGGATATGCTTACTACAGGCTGGCCACACAGTTGAAGAGATCCTTCCCAGAGTTGAAAATTTACCTTAGTATCGGTGGCAATGCTGATCCTGAAGAGGAAACTCACAAATACCTTGTTCTT ACGGAGACATCAGAGTCAAGATCTAAGTTCATCAACTCTGTACAGAGGCTCCTTAATGATTATGAGTTCGATGGAATTGACCTAGCGTGGCAGTTCCCTCCGGTGAAAGTCAAGAAGCAACGCAGCACACTTGGTTCATTCTGGCATGGAGTTAAAAAGACCTTTGGCTATGGGAAATTCAAGGATGACAAGGAACAGGAGCACCGTGATGGTTTCACCATCTTGGTCCGTGATCTGAAGGCTCAGCTTAGACCTAGGATGAAGGCTTTGACTGTCACTGTTCTGCCTCACGTGAACAGCAGTA TTTACTATGACGCAAGACTGTTAGCACCTAACATCGACGCTGTACACCTAATGACTTTCGACCAGAAGACGCCGGAACGCAATCCTCAGGAGGGCGATTATCCTGCACCAATTTACGAAAGCTATGGTCGCGTCCCTCAGGACAACGTTGATGCAACAACCAG GTATTGGCTTGACAACGGCACACCAGGCACAAAGATTGTTGTGGGCATCCCAGCATTTGCCAGGACATGGAAACTAACCTCTGACAGCCAGATGTCAGGAGTTCCACCTATTGTTGCTGATGGTCCAGGAGCAGAAGGACCACACACGAATATACCAGGCCTTCTCTCTTATTCAGAGGTGTGTGTTCGTTTGACTGAAAGTGCTGTTGGTCGCTTGAGACGAGTCAGTGACCCATCCAAGAAGTATGGTAGCTATTCCTTCCAAGGGTATGATGAGAACACAGGTGCAGATGGAATCTGGGTTGGGTATGAAGATCCTGATACAGCTGGGAACAAGGCTGCCTACGCTAAAGCGAAGGGCTTGGGAGGTGTAGCTATTTATGATTTATCCTTGGATGACTTCAGGGGAGTCTGTACTGGAGACAAATTCCCCATTGTCAGGGGTGCTAAGTATAAGTTGTAA
- the Idgf4 gene encoding imaginal disc growth factor 4 isoform X1, whose translation MKVLFFAAVAAFCAQSVLSVDTHEHNKVVCFWNSTAYERQGPGKFQLEDVRPALSLCTHLIYGFAGITADKFEVVSLNPNLDTGAGYAYYRLATQLKRSFPELKIYLSIGGNADPEEETHKYLVLTETSESRSKFINSVQRLLNDYEFDGIDLAWQFPPVKVKKQRSTLGSFWHGVKKTFGYGKFKDDKEQEHRDGFTILVRDLKAQLRPRMKALTVTVLPHVNSSIYYDARLLAPNIDAVHLMTFDQKTPERNPQEGDYPAPIYESYGRVPQDNVDATTSINSTSRYWLDNGTPGTKIVVGIPAFARTWKLTSDSQMSGVPPIVADGPGAEGPHTNIPGLLSYSEVCVRLTESAVGRLRRVSDPSKKYGSYSFQGYDENTGADGIWVGYEDPDTAGNKAAYAKAKGLGGVAIYDLSLDDFRGVCTGDKFPIVRGAKYKL comes from the exons atgaaagtattattttttgCCGCTGTTGCGGCATTCTGTGCTCAATCGGTACTCAGCGTTGATACTCATGAACATAATAAAGTTGTGTGCTTCTGGAACAGCACAGCCTACGAAAGACAAG GACCAGGGAAATTCCAGCTGGAGGATGTACGTCCGGCACTCTCCCTTTGCACTCATTTGATCTATGGATTTGCTGGGATCACTGCTGATAAGTTTGAAGTTGTCTCATTGAATCCTAATCTCGACACTGGTGCTGGATATGCTTACTACAGGCTGGCCACACAGTTGAAGAGATCCTTCCCAGAGTTGAAAATTTACCTTAGTATCGGTGGCAATGCTGATCCTGAAGAGGAAACTCACAAATACCTTGTTCTT ACGGAGACATCAGAGTCAAGATCTAAGTTCATCAACTCTGTACAGAGGCTCCTTAATGATTATGAGTTCGATGGAATTGACCTAGCGTGGCAGTTCCCTCCGGTGAAAGTCAAGAAGCAACGCAGCACACTTGGTTCATTCTGGCATGGAGTTAAAAAGACCTTTGGCTATGGGAAATTCAAGGATGACAAGGAACAGGAGCACCGTGATGGTTTCACCATCTTGGTCCGTGATCTGAAGGCTCAGCTTAGACCTAGGATGAAGGCTTTGACTGTCACTGTTCTGCCTCACGTGAACAGCAGTA TTTACTATGACGCAAGACTGTTAGCACCTAACATCGACGCTGTACACCTAATGACTTTCGACCAGAAGACGCCGGAACGCAATCCTCAGGAGGGCGATTATCCTGCACCAATTTACGAAAGCTATGGTCGCGTCCCTCAGGACAACGTTGATGCAACAACCAG TATTAATTCTACTTCAAGGTATTGGCTTGACAACGGCACACCAGGCACAAAGATTGTTGTGGGCATCCCAGCATTTGCCAGGACATGGAAACTAACCTCTGACAGCCAGATGTCAGGAGTTCCACCTATTGTTGCTGATGGTCCAGGAGCAGAAGGACCACACACGAATATACCAGGCCTTCTCTCTTATTCAGAGGTGTGTGTTCGTTTGACTGAAAGTGCTGTTGGTCGCTTGAGACGAGTCAGTGACCCATCCAAGAAGTATGGTAGCTATTCCTTCCAAGGGTATGATGAGAACACAGGTGCAGATGGAATCTGGGTTGGGTATGAAGATCCTGATACAGCTGGGAACAAGGCTGCCTACGCTAAAGCGAAGGGCTTGGGAGGTGTAGCTATTTATGATTTATCCTTGGATGACTTCAGGGGAGTCTGTACTGGAGACAAATTCCCCATTGTCAGGGGTGCTAAGTATAAGTTGTAA
- the LOC116425977 gene encoding uncharacterized protein LOC116425977 has translation RQGGHPADERQSRAYLRERFSASSRRNVAEKYYDCLQCAEQCCHVTSVVTGNNNNNANSTNNNVKLAQKIAKTNHVAQKSGTNNYRVTNHISPSTIKDNTKILQKNPKNSNLSKSLKNQPLLLSPAKKSSSLARPVRVYDSFSQPKELLPMNYAFQTYEDDEQEETSWPIRLRLEQMFELSLPQTKKKKKKKSIRLMKQQQQNRHVCKDTERLLRVFSVNNVDQNNRYNVSRCIVM, from the coding sequence CGGCAGGGTGGCCACCCTGCGGACGAGCGTCAGAGTCGCGCTTACCTTCGCGAGCGATTCTCCGCTTCGTCGCGTCGAAATGTGGCCGAGAAGTACTATGACTGTCTGCAATGTGCAGAACAGTGTTGTCACGTGACCAGTGTAGTCACAggtaacaacaacaacaacgcaAACAGCACGAACAACAACGTGAAGCTTGCCCAGAAGATCGCGAAGACCAATCACGTAGCCCAGAAGAGTGGGACGAACAACTATCGAGTGACCAATCACATTAGTCCCTCGACGATCAAGGACAATACCAAGATCCTACAGAAAAACCCAAAGAACTCTAATCTGTCTAAGTCCCTGAAGAATCAGCCTCTGCTTTTGTCCCCGGCCAAAAAGAGTTCCTCCTTAGCTCGTCCAGTTCGCGTTTACGATTCCTTCTCCCAGCCCAAAGAACTGTTGCCCATGAACTACGCGTTCCAGACCTACGAAGACGATGAACAAGAGGAGACTAGCTGGCCTATTAGGCTGAGACTCGAGCAAATGTTCGAGCTAAGTCTGCCGCAGaccaaaaagaagaagaagaagaagtcgatAAGGCTAATGAAACAGCAACAGCAGAACAGACATGTCTGTAAGGACACAGAAAGGCTGCTACGTGTATTCAGCGTTAACAATGTGGACCAAAATAATAGATACAATGTTTCACGGTGTATCGTCATGTAA